From the Saccharomonospora marina XMU15 genome, the window ATTGTCGTGGTGAAGGTGATGTTGAGCGACCTCATCGAACGCGGGTATCTCGTGTTCCGCTCGCCTCCGACCACGACCGACATTCCCAGCCCACAGCTACTGCAGGCGGTTCTCGATGGTATTCGAAGGCTCTGAGCGGATCGGCACGAACGCGCTCGCGTCCGCGGTCAAGATCCTCATAGCCGGAGGATTCGGTGTAGGCAAGACGACGATGGTCGGCGCGGTGAGCGAGATCCCACCACTGCGTACCGAGGAGATGCTCACCGAGGTCGGGGCAAGTGTCGACGACCTTTCCGGGGTGGAAGCCAAGACCACCACGACGGTCGCGATCGACTTCGGCAGGATCACGATCAATCCCAAGCTGGTGCTGTATCTGTTCGGGACGCCCGGCCAGCAACGATTCTGGTTCATGTGGGACGAACTGGCCAGGGGAGCGCTCGGTGCCGTCGTGCTCGCCGACACCCGCAGGCTGGACAACTGCTTCGCGTCGGTGGACTTCTTCGAGCGAAGGAGGGTGCCGTTCATGGTGGCGGTGAACTGCTTCCACGGCGCGCCGGTCTACGACGTCGAACAGGTCAGGGCCGCCCTCGACGTCGACCCCGAGGTTCCCATTACCCTCACAGATGCGCGGGACAAGGAACTCAGCAAGCACGCGCTGGTCACGCTCATGGAGTACCTGATCAAGCTTCGCAGTGCGGATGCGGGCGTCCGCGCTCCACAGCCGTCGCGGTAAGGTCGGCCACCGTCACAGGTACTCGACGTTCGCGCCGGACAGTCGGCGCCGGGTGTCGAGGATGGCGGTGGCGTTGCGTTGCACCAGTGTGTAGTCGACATCGTCGTGGTCGGTGAGCAGCACCACGGCGTCGGCGTCCCGCACCACCTGGCAGGACAGCTCGACGAGCTTCACGGTCGAAGGGCATCGGTGGGGTTCCACATGGGAGTCGACGGCCTGCACGTTCGCGCCCTGCTCGGTGAGCAACTCGGTGATCCGCAGCGCTGGTGACTCGCGGATGTCGCCGGTGTTGGGTTTGTAGGCAAGGCCCAACAGCAACACCGTGCTGTCGTTGACAGGCTTGCGCATGCGGTTCAGCGACGCCCCCAGCCGCTGCACCACGTAGTCCGGCATGTGGTCGTTGACATCGTTGGCCAGGCTGACGAACCGGAAGTCCCGCTTGAGGTCACGACGCACGCGCCAGGACAGGTAGGTCGGGTCCACCGGAAGGCAGTGCCCGCCCACACCCGGTCCCGGCGTGAACCGCATGAAGCCGAACGGTTTGGTCGTGGCCGCGTCGATGGCCTCCCAGATGTCGACACCCAGCTGGTGGGCGAAAACGGCCAACTCGTTGACCAGCGCTATGTTCACGTGGCGGAACGTGTTTTCCAGCAGTTTCGCGAGCTCGGCCTCCTTCGGCGTCGTAACCGGCACGGTCTGCTCGACGAGCCGGTCGTACAGTCGCCGCACGGCGGCAAGCGAGCGGCTGTCGACTCCCGACACCACCTTCGGCGTGTTCGCGAACCGCCAGCGGGTGTTTCCCGGGTCGATGCGTTCGGGGCTGTACCCGACCAGGAAGTCCTGTCCGGCCGACAGCCCACTGCCCTTCTCCAGCAGCGGCACCACCAGCTCTTCCGTGGTACCGGGGTAGGTGGTGGATTCCAGCACCACGGTGACACCCGGGCGGACGTGCTGCGCGATGCTGCTCGTCGCTGCCTCGATGAAGCTGAGGTCGGGGGAGGAGTCCCGCAGCGGCGTCGGTACCGTGATGATGGCGGCGTCGAACCCCTCGACGTCGGCATAGTCGTCGGTCGGCCGGTACCTGCCCGACGACAGCGCTCGTTTCAGCTCGTCGTCGGTCACGTCCTCGACATAGGAACGGCCGTCCCGAAGCGACCACACCCTGACGACGTCGACGTCCACACCGACCACGTCGAAACCGACCTCGACGGCACGCATCGCGATCGGAAGCCCGACGAAGCCCTGCCCGACGACCACAAGCCGCCCCGGCGATTTCGCGACCGTGCTCACCGATGCCCCCTCTGCGGTGTGGAGGTGCCTGAATCCCAGTGGTGGTTGGATGTCACGTGCACGTGATCGCGGGTCTCGGACCGCGCGGTCGGCCGAAACTCCACCGGCTGCGGTTCGCGCACCCGGGGGATGGACACCTCGCTGTCGACGAGTTCGGTCATCGCGCGAGCGACGTCGAGCTGGGAGCCGACGGTGCGCACGGTCGCCGTGTCTATTCCGGACACCCGGATGTGGGAGATCGCCGGGTGTACCGGCCGCCTGTCCAACTCGCCGGAGCCGAAGAGTTCCTCGTGCAGCTTCTCCCCACGGCCGAGGCCGGTGTACACGATCGGTGACTGGCGCCCGGACAGCGCCATCAGCATCTCGGCAAGCTCGGTGATCCGCACCGGTTCCCCCATGTCGAGGACGAGCGCCTCACCCGAGCGGCCGATGGCGGCTGCCTGGATGACCAACTCGACCGCCTCCGGCACCGTCATGAAGAACCGGGTCACCTCCGGATGCGTCACGGTGAGCGGTGAACCGGAGGAGAGTTGCTCGGCGAAGGTGGTGAGTACCGACCCTCGGCTGCCGAGGACGTTGCCGAACCGTACGGAGAGGAAGGTGCCGCCGCAGCGGGCGGCGGTGCCCGCCACCAGGCGCTCACCGATTCGTTTGGACCGGCCGAGCACGCTGGAGGGGTTGGCGGCCTTGTCGGTGGACACGTTGATGAACTTGCCGACTCCCGACTCGCATGCCGCGTCCAGCAGCGTGATCGTGCCCAGCACGTTCGTCTTCCACGCTTCCTCGGGATACCGCTCCAGCATGGCGAGGTGTTTCAGTGCCGCCGCGTGGAACACCACGTCCGGCTTGTGCCGCAGGAACACCTCCCGTATCCGGTCGGCATCGCGGATGTCGGCGAGGATGACGTCCGGCGAGTCGAGGTCGGCCTTGCCGTAGAGGGACAGTCGCACCGCGTGCAGCGCCGACTCGTCCCGGTCGAGCATCATGAGCGCGGCAGGCTTGAACTTGTCGACCTGGCGACACAGCTCCGAACCGATCGACCCGCCCGCGCCGGTGACGAGCACGCGTTGCCCGGCGAGGTATCCGGCGATGGAATCCACGTCGGTGTCGACCGGTGCCCTGCCGAGCAGGTCGGTGAGGTTGAGGTCGCGAAGATCGGAGAAGTCGGCCCACGGCCGAAGCAGTTCCGTAAGCGGTGGCAGCACCTTGACGTCGAGCGAGGTGTTCGCGGCGGCGGAGACCAGTGAACGCATGGCGGCAGGGTCGGGGTTCGCCATCGCGACGATCAGCAGTTGCGCGCGGGTCTCTCGAGCGACTGCTTCCAGCTGTCCCGTGCCGCCGCGTACCGGTACTCCCGCCACCCGCGCGTTCGGCGTTTCGGTGTCGTCGTCCAGTACTGCCACCGGGAGCAGTTCGCCCGCCGTGCCGGAGAGCATCGAGCGGATGAGTTGCTCGCCCTGCGGCCCCGAGCCGTACACGATGACCCGCCGTGCGCGAGACTGCCGCGGTCGCAGCCTGCGGGCACGGTACACGCGGGCGAGAAGCCGCGCTGCGGCCGACATGGACAGTGCCAGCAGGGTCGCGATGACCGGCACCGACCGCGGGATCGACGGGGTCAGCCCCAGCAGTACAGCGATCAGCAGCGCGAATCCGCCGATGATCGTGGATTTCGCGAGGTTGAGAACGTCGTCGAGGCTGCCGACGGCATATCCACCGGAGTACAGGCGACTCGCCGAGCCGGTGAGCCACGACGCGAGCACGGCGACCGCCGCCGCCCGGACAAGCGCGCCGCCGTAGACCTGATCGAGTGTGAACTCGTATCTCAGCCAACTGGCGAGCAAAATCGCGAGCAGCCACGAGAATCCGTCGACGGCTGCCAGCAGGGCGGTTTTTCGCCGCCATGGCGCGGTTAAGGCCATGACAAGGTCGTGCATGGTGCTACCTCGCACTCTGATCTCCTGGACGCGGGCATCGCGCGACCCGAGGGTGAACCGACTGCCGGGGGACGACATTCACCCGGTGGGCAGCGAGCGGGAGTCCGCAGGGCCGGACAGTTGGAACTGGCGATATCGGCCCGGACGGAAATCACGCCGCTGTTGGTTCCGGCGGTGTCTTCTTTGATTCAGGCGTCGCTGATTCCCCGGGGAATCGCGTGGTCCGGGAGGGTCCGGGGAGGTGATCCGGTTACGTGGTCACGTTAGCACCGTTGCTTGTGGCCTCGCATTGTGCTGTCGTGCCCGTTGAACCATTCGGGTAATTGTCTGGCCGGCTGAATTGCTTTTCATACGGTTTCCCGCGCCGGGGATTCCATAACAGGTTCGGCCAACCTTCCTACGAATGGTGTTATGGCGCCCGCGATGGTCTCGGCCATGCTGCGATGAACGGCGGCCGACCGGCCGCGGGGGTCGGGAATCGTGTCGTCGTGCTCGGTGGCGTAGCAGACGGCACCGCGACGCTGGGCCGCCAGTGCCACCAGCCGCGCCGCGCGATCGACCGGGTGCGGGGGAAGCCCGGCCGCAGGGATGTCCTGGATGTGCCTCGCGAACTCGCGGATGCAGAAGGTCCTGCGCAGAGCCGAAGGCGCGAGATGGACGACCGCGGAACGGTGTTCGCGGTCGGCCGTCAGCACGAGGTCCGCGTTCGCCGCGGTCTCCGGCTGCAGCCGCCGTGCCCTGAATTGCGCCGCCGAACCCGCAAGGCCCCGCCTGGCCAGTTCGGCATGTGCCAGGACGTCGATCCGCGCACCGGGTAACGCCTCCACCCCGGCGCTGCCGACGACGAACCGGTCTGCATCGGTGGGGCGGAGTCTGGCCTTGATGAGGCTGTCGGTGAGGAACTGTGCGAACGGTGATCTGCAGATGTTTCCGGTGCAGACGAACAGTATGCGAAAGTTCTGCCCGGTGTGGCTGGTGGTCATTGCATCACCTCGTGACGGTCACCGGACGTGGTGCCTTTCGTGTCGCCAGCCTTGTTCCGGTACCGGGATGGGCTGCTGCTGTCCCGGCTGCTCGCCATGGCCGTTCGTGGTGGTCTGCCCCACTTCGGTGGCGGCGCCGCGCTGCGCCGGGCGGGCTGCCGCGGGCCGCCGTTCCTCCGAGTAGTAGTAATAGTGGTAGTAGGACGTCGATTTCGGCTGCGGAACCATGGTCAAAACCGTGCCGAGCGTCCGCACCGAGGCGGCTTCCAGGGCCGAAACCGCGGCCTTCACCTGGTTCGTCGTCGTCTTACCGTGCCGGGCGACGATCAAGGCCCCGTCGCACTGCGCGCCCAGCACCGCCGCGTCGGTCACCGGAAGCAGCGGCGGTGCGTCGAAGATGATGAGGTCGTACCGGCCACGAAGCTCCTTGAGCAAGGTGCTCATCTGCTGCGACGCGAGCAGCTCGCTCGGGTTGGGCGGGATGGGGCCGCTGGCGAGTACGTCGAGCATGTTGAAGTTCCACGGCTGCACGGCGTCGCTGAGCGAAACGCGGCCGGAGAGCACGCTCGTGACACCGACGGCGCCCTCTACCCCGAGGTAGTGTGCCGCTCGCGGACGCCGCAGGTCGGTCTCGACCACCAGCACCCTGCTGCCCGCCTGCGCCACCGCGATGGCGATGTTGCACAGCGTCGTGGTCTTGCCCTCGTCGGGGATCGCGCTCGTCACCACGATCGCCTTGTTCGGACTGTCCACGTCCACGAACTGCAGGTTGGTCCTGATCTTTCGGAACTCTTCGCTGCGTGGCGACTGCGGGTCGGTGTGTACGGTCAGCGGCCGCTTGGGCACCTCGGGATCGAACGCGACGTTCCCGAGGTGAGGTGTGTCGGTGATCTTCGCCAGGTCCTGCTGGGACTTGATGCTGGTGTCCAGCAGGTGCCTGGCCATGGCGGCGCCGTAGCCGCCGAGCAGGCCGAGGAGGACACCGACAGCGATGTTGAGTACCGGTCGAGGGCTGACCGGACCGCCCGGGATGCGGGCGGACTCGACGACCTGCGCGGTCACGGTTGGTGGCCCGCCGGCAGCGGGCCGCTCGAGTTGCCCGACCAGCCCGGTGAACGAGCCCGCCGCGGCGTTGGCGAGATCGCGTGCCCGTGCCGGTGAGGGATCGGTCGCCTGAACGCTCAGCAGCACCGTTTCCGGCTCCGACGACGAACTCAGTTGTCCGGCCACCTCGTCGGCGGGGACGTTCAGTCCGAGTCGGTCGACGACGTCCTGGCCGATCCTGCGGCTGGTGAGCAGTTGTGTGTACGACTTGACCTTGTCGGCGGACAGGCGGTTGCCCTGGTATGCGTCGGTCAGATCGCCGGTGGCGTGCGAGGAGATGTAGATAGTCGCCTGCGCGGAGTACTGCGGCACCATGGTCCAGGTGACGGTCGCGGCTGTGGCGATGCCGAGCAGCAGGCCTACCAGGATGGTTTTCCAGCGTTCGCGTGCAACCTGCAAGTAGTCGTGCAGGGTCAACACGGCACCTCCGCCCAGTTCGTCGTCGACGTCGCTTACCCGGCGAGGACTGGGCCGGAAGGGTCATGCGACCTGTCAACGGACGCTACCGGGCAAGGCGCACCTGGGCAACGTAGCGGCAGGTCTGACGGTAGTGGAGTGCCGGTGTTCGCCCTTCCGGGCTACTCGGTCCACTCCGGACGGCAGGAGCCTCGGGGTACGAGCACGAACGGGTATCGGCCCGGGGTTCTTGACATGGACACCTGTTCGGTGACCCCCTGGTAGTGGCCGAGTGGAGTGCGCGCGCTGAACGTCTTCGGGTCGAGATAGCTGTGGTCC encodes:
- a CDS encoding GTP-binding protein; its protein translation is MVFEGSERIGTNALASAVKILIAGGFGVGKTTMVGAVSEIPPLRTEEMLTEVGASVDDLSGVEAKTTTTVAIDFGRITINPKLVLYLFGTPGQQRFWFMWDELARGALGAVVLADTRRLDNCFASVDFFERRRVPFMVAVNCFHGAPVYDVEQVRAALDVDPEVPITLTDARDKELSKHALVTLMEYLIKLRSADAGVRAPQPSR
- a CDS encoding nucleotide sugar dehydrogenase, whose translation is MSTVAKSPGRLVVVGQGFVGLPIAMRAVEVGFDVVGVDVDVVRVWSLRDGRSYVEDVTDDELKRALSSGRYRPTDDYADVEGFDAAIITVPTPLRDSSPDLSFIEAATSSIAQHVRPGVTVVLESTTYPGTTEELVVPLLEKGSGLSAGQDFLVGYSPERIDPGNTRWRFANTPKVVSGVDSRSLAAVRRLYDRLVEQTVPVTTPKEAELAKLLENTFRHVNIALVNELAVFAHQLGVDIWEAIDAATTKPFGFMRFTPGPGVGGHCLPVDPTYLSWRVRRDLKRDFRFVSLANDVNDHMPDYVVQRLGASLNRMRKPVNDSTVLLLGLAYKPNTGDIRESPALRITELLTEQGANVQAVDSHVEPHRCPSTVKLVELSCQVVRDADAVVLLTDHDDVDYTLVQRNATAILDTRRRLSGANVEYL
- a CDS encoding nucleoside-diphosphate sugar epimerase/dehydratase, whose translation is MRGSTMHDLVMALTAPWRRKTALLAAVDGFSWLLAILLASWLRYEFTLDQVYGGALVRAAAVAVLASWLTGSASRLYSGGYAVGSLDDVLNLAKSTIIGGFALLIAVLLGLTPSIPRSVPVIATLLALSMSAAARLLARVYRARRLRPRQSRARRVIVYGSGPQGEQLIRSMLSGTAGELLPVAVLDDDTETPNARVAGVPVRGGTGQLEAVARETRAQLLIVAMANPDPAAMRSLVSAAANTSLDVKVLPPLTELLRPWADFSDLRDLNLTDLLGRAPVDTDVDSIAGYLAGQRVLVTGAGGSIGSELCRQVDKFKPAALMMLDRDESALHAVRLSLYGKADLDSPDVILADIRDADRIREVFLRHKPDVVFHAAALKHLAMLERYPEEAWKTNVLGTITLLDAACESGVGKFINVSTDKAANPSSVLGRSKRIGERLVAGTAARCGGTFLSVRFGNVLGSRGSVLTTFAEQLSSGSPLTVTHPEVTRFFMTVPEAVELVIQAAAIGRSGEALVLDMGEPVRITELAEMLMALSGRQSPIVYTGLGRGEKLHEELFGSGELDRRPVHPAISHIRVSGIDTATVRTVGSQLDVARAMTELVDSEVSIPRVREPQPVEFRPTARSETRDHVHVTSNHHWDSGTSTPQRGHR
- a CDS encoding arsenate reductase/protein-tyrosine-phosphatase family protein, encoding MTTSHTGQNFRILFVCTGNICRSPFAQFLTDSLIKARLRPTDADRFVVGSAGVEALPGARIDVLAHAELARRGLAGSAAQFRARRLQPETAANADLVLTADREHRSAVVHLAPSALRRTFCIREFARHIQDIPAAGLPPHPVDRAARLVALAAQRRGAVCYATEHDDTIPDPRGRSAAVHRSMAETIAGAITPFVGRLAEPVMESPARETV
- a CDS encoding polysaccharide biosynthesis tyrosine autokinase, which produces MTLHDYLQVARERWKTILVGLLLGIATAATVTWTMVPQYSAQATIYISSHATGDLTDAYQGNRLSADKVKSYTQLLTSRRIGQDVVDRLGLNVPADEVAGQLSSSSEPETVLLSVQATDPSPARARDLANAAAGSFTGLVGQLERPAAGGPPTVTAQVVESARIPGGPVSPRPVLNIAVGVLLGLLGGYGAAMARHLLDTSIKSQQDLAKITDTPHLGNVAFDPEVPKRPLTVHTDPQSPRSEEFRKIRTNLQFVDVDSPNKAIVVTSAIPDEGKTTTLCNIAIAVAQAGSRVLVVETDLRRPRAAHYLGVEGAVGVTSVLSGRVSLSDAVQPWNFNMLDVLASGPIPPNPSELLASQQMSTLLKELRGRYDLIIFDAPPLLPVTDAAVLGAQCDGALIVARHGKTTTNQVKAAVSALEAASVRTLGTVLTMVPQPKSTSYYHYYYYSEERRPAAARPAQRGAATEVGQTTTNGHGEQPGQQQPIPVPEQGWRHERHHVR